A window of Candidatus Peribacteraceae bacterium genomic DNA:
TGACGAGTGCCACTTCATTGATCATCGGCGAAGCCACGAGGAAGGTGAATGTGACGGAGAGCGGCACGCCGGCCTCCAGGAAGCCCAGGAAGAGCGGGATGGCGGAACACGTGCAGAAAGGCGTCACGATGCCGAAGAGACCAGCGAAGAGATGGCCCGTCATGCGACGGCCGGAGAGGAAGCGCCGGATGCGCTCCGGGGGGAGGAACGTACGGAGGACGGATACCGTGAAGACGATGGCGATGAGCAGCAGGAAAATCTTCAAAATATCCGCGATGAAGAAATGGATGGCTGCGCCCAAGTGGCTCTCCAGCGGGATACCGACTGTGGTCACGACGAACGAAGCGGCGGCATCAAGCATGGATGCAGTATGGCATACATCTCCTTCCTTCGGAACGCTTCGCGGTAAGTCTCCCGCCTTCCAAGCGTCATGGTATGCGCAACTTCTTACCCCAATGCGCTATGGCTGACGAACGGAAGGACATCATGGACGAACAGGCACAGAAGGCGGTGGACGAGGGTCAGTGGGACCGGATGGTGGGAAAAGCGAAGTCCCTGTGGGGAGAACTGACGGATGACGACTTCATGGAGGCGAAGGGGGACATGCAGAGCTTTTTCGGGATGATCGAACAGAAGACCGGGGAAACGATACAGTCCATCAAGGAGAAGCTGGAATGGAAAGATGAGGAACACGGTGGCATGGAAAAGGCCGAATGACGTCTGTTATTTGGCACTCACCATCACGATATTATTGAACTATGCGTCCATCCTGGTGCTGCGGGTCTGTGGGACTCTACCTACGGCAAGGATAACGTTCATCTTCTTCATCGGATGAGCATGCGGCTCATGAGGAGAGCGGTGAGCAGAAGGGCGAGCAGGAGTGCCATCATGATGATCATGGAGATGATGACAATTGCGGCATCCCGGTACCGCTTCTGGAAGAGCAGCACTGCGGGGAACGTCCCTGTAATTGCTGCGCAAAGAAGAGCAGAGAAGCTGAATGTAAAAAGAAAGAAGACAGGAGCCATCATGCTCATGACGGGAGTGTGTTCTACATTATCTATGAGCGGAACTCCGACGAATGCGAACAGGACGATGTAGAGGAGGATGCCTAGGGCTTGGAGTATTCCTGCAACAACGGGATGGAAACGGAGTTTCTTCATGTAGAGAGGATAGAGGATGCCGCAGTAACATCGAATACCTTCGGAAGGAAGATTCTGCTAAAATAGGGGAAGCCATTGGGGAGTCGCCAAGTGGTAAGGCAGCGGCCTTTGGAGCCGCCATTCGGGGGTTCGAATCCCTCCTCCCCAACCAACCTACGCACGCCTGAGCTGTGGCTTCGGCGTGTCTTCGGTTGGCAGGACAACCGGTCAACAGTAGGATGGAGAGCCAAGTGGCATGTCTACGTTCTGAGAAGCAGAAGAGACGGAAACACGTTCGTCGTTTCCAGAAAGAAGCGTTGTGGAGATCCGTATATTCGCCTTTGAGATTCGTCGTATCGTCTATTTCTTTGTCAGCCCTAATAGAAGGAGTAAACACTGAGTACTATATGTGTTCAAAGCTTTAACGTTGATGTGGGTTGAACCAAGGTCTAAAACAGTGTTTTAAGGCCTCAAATTTAAGCCTAATGCATATTTGACATAACAAAAGAACTTGCGCGCGTATAAGGAGGGATGTAACCTTCACCCCTTTTTATCAACCCCCTCATAATTCCCATGAAAGCCTACCGATCGAAGATGATCGCCGGAACGAGCATCGCACTCCTGGTGCTTCCTCTTCTCTCCCATGCGATTGATACGGCGTTTACGCCGGTGGCGAACGCAACACCCGCTGTGAATGAATGCAAGGATGGCATAGACAACGACGGGGACGGGAAGATCGATGCACTTGTGGAACTGGACCCCAACAACGGCCAGACGAAGTCTTGGTATGCGGATTCCGTCGGCATACGCGCTTTCTACAACCAAGTAGCCGCACAGCGTGGCTGGAGGCAGATACCCACGGCGTGGGACGGCCAGGGAATGGTGAGCAATGACTCAGTCACAGCGGATAAGATCTGCGAGATCGCCGGGTACAGCACCGTCGCATCACGGAGCTGCCCCGAGTACGGCTCTTCCGGCCGCTGCAACTTCACGAGCTGCAACAACAACACCATGGGGGTATGGAAAGCTTCCTCGAACAACATGAAAATCGTGGGGGCATGCGGTTACACCTGGATCGCTTCCCTTACCTGCAAGAACAAACTGGCAGCCTGCAGCGACGGAATTGATAACGACGGGGACGGGAAAGTAGACATGGAGGATCCCGGGTGTGCGAGCATCAATGATGACAGCGAAGTGGAGCATGATCCGGGTTGTCAGAATCCCGATGATCCCACGGAATCCACGGCACAGTGTTCCGACGGCATCGATAATGACGGTGATGGCGCAATCGACTTTCCCGCTGACTTCAGTTGCTCATCCTCAACGGACAACGACGAAACGCTTCCCAAGTCCAAGTGTCAGGACGGGGTTGATAACGATGGGGACGGTCTGATCGACTATCCGCAGGATCCCGGTTGTGTAAATAACCAGGACAATGATGAAGGGAATCCGATCCAGTGTTCCGATGGCATTGATAACGACAATGACGGTGCGACGGATTATCCCAACGATTTCAGCTGTACGAGCGCAACGGACAACGACGAAACGCTTCCCAAGGCGCAGTGCCAGGACGGCCTGGACAACGACGGGGATGGCAAAATAGATTATCCCGCTGATCAAGGCTGCACCAATAAGCAGGACAATGATGAAGATAATGCATCTGTGTACCTGTCGCATGTCAATATTGACGGATGCAACGTCACCGTACAATACAGCAGGGAAGGGAATACCTGTGCACATTTGCTGAGAGCAGATAACTCTAAGATTCTTCATACGCAAAATGTATTCTGCCAATTGAGTGATACTGTAACGCTCCCTCTCACGAAGTTTAGCGCAGAATTGCAACCAGGCTTACGCGTCAAACTGTGTCATGGCAACAACTATAATGATTGTAGCGACGTTATCACTGTAACTGGCGGAGGTGTTTGCCAAGAAGCCCAGTGCCAAGATGGCATTGATAACGACAATGACGGTGCGACGGACTATCCCAACGATTTCAGCTGTACCAGCGCAACGGACAACGACGAAACGCTTCCCAAGTCCAAGTGTCAGGACGGGGTTGATAACGATGGGGACGGTCTGATCGACTATCCGCAGGATCCCGGTTGTTTGAATAACCAGGACAATGATGAAGGGAATCCGATCCAGTGTTCCGATGGCATTGATAACGACAATGACGGTGCGACGGATTATCCCAACGATTTCAGCTGTACGAGCGCAACGGACAACGACGAAACGCTTCCCAAGGCGCAGTGCCAGGACGGCCTGGACAACGACGGTGACGGGAAGAAGGATAGCCAGGATCCGGGATGCGTTGATTTCCAAGACAACGATGAATACAACGCACCGGCCTCCTCATCTTCTTCTTCATCGGTTGGCCAAGGACAATGCAAGGACGGCCTGGACAACGACGGTGACGGGAAGATCGATGCACTCGTGGAACTGAACCCGAACAACGGCCAGACGAAATCTTGGTATGCGGATTCCGTCGGCATACGCGCTTTCTACAACCAAGTAGCCGCACAGCGTGGCTGGAGTCAGATACCCACGGCCTGGAATGGCCAGGGCATGGTGAGCAATGACTCGGTGACAGCCGACAAGATCTGCGAAATCGCCGGGTTCAGTACCGTCGCATCACGGAGCTGCCCCGAGTATGGCGCTACCGGACGCTGCAACTTCACGAGCTG
This region includes:
- a CDS encoding CsbD family protein, giving the protein MADERKDIMDEQAQKAVDEGQWDRMVGKAKSLWGELTDDDFMEAKGDMQSFFGMIEQKTGETIQSIKEKLEWKDEEHGGMEKAE